tttttttcagaaatattaattttttaaaatacatatcaaatattaaaaccTAATTTTCCCCCTCTAATTCacggaaaataaaaaaatttctccgCCCCTTAATTTGAGAACTTTCGTTTTATACACTAAGATCTACcgtgagattaaaaaaaaggtaattaattaataaacggACACAGCATATAACAGACTTGATCCCAGAATTATCATACCTGCACGCATAATCACACAAGAGATACTATctaagtttcaaaaaaaaaaagtcagtaAAGTCATATAAGTAATATTATAAGACTCAAGTAATTAAACAACTCTCTCTAACTATAAATActcaatttattgttttttttaccaatcggggacaaaaaaatttacaattttctatttggatatatttcaaaaaattactaGATAAGTGGTAACAGTAGTTACAACTTCTAAAATCAAAAGTCATAACATTCATTatgactttttaattttttttattttttaactgaaaTCATAACAATATTTACGATTTTAGtgtaaatataactttttttacgaCTTTATAATCgtagtttaaaaaaaagttttacgactttaaagttataaaatgtatttaaaaaaaaattgagatacaCAACTTCAAAGTCTTaaccttctttatttattttttttaaattaaagttgttTTACTAGTTAcagtctatttttaatttgttaaccttttttctaaaacctatttttttaatttaataatgtttacgattttatttttttaaaataaaaaagttaaaaaatatatttaaatatataataaataatattatgttgattttattagtatatttttggtgataatattaagttaatatagtttactttaaatgttttttatttaaagtttaaataatctatcaataaaaatatattaaaaaaattgaaagacttCATATTAAAAgttgattatatttaaattaaaacaaatttatgaaaaaaaggtTAACAAAGTAAAATTAGAGAcctttttaactcttttttcatatttaagtaTTTCACAACTTAATTAAAGAcctttttaactctttttttttctttctcattttaaagaagatatatatgtatatatataattttgaatttaatttttagatacttctttttttcaatagaAAAAATTGTCATTTCATTGATTTATATCTTTTAACTACTTTTCTACCTaaaaaaaccaaagaaaaatttgatgtttgttttaaaaaaacatttttaatttatttaattttctgttatgtgaaaaaaattaacaaataatctCCCTTTTGGCctttccatttattttctttcccctaaatttaaaaataccatTCAACTTCTTATATTTTTCCGAAAAGAACTAGCTGTACTGTGTTGTGTttagagtatttttttaatctctcctTCGATCTGACCTCAGGAAGTTTCTCTCCAACTGCAAGTGTAAGTCCAGCAGGAATAAAACTCTGAACTCTCAGTTGTACACTTCTTTATGCGACAAAACACCAGTGCTACATCTTTATACATCTCGATCATTTCACatcttaaaaaactaaaaataaattatgatatgcAAACAAAAATGACACACTCATCACACACACCGCTTATACTTTCAAGCAAGTAAGATGTGGGCGATATAAACCATGAATACTACTGCAAATGCTGGTAACAATCTTAGTTACATTTACATCATTGACTTAGTGACTTTCTTTTCAGCATATAGCTCATTGAACCCATGTTAAAAAGTTAGACCCCTCATTCAAGACGATAATTAGTGTCCATAATAAGACTCAAATGCGGTGTGTATAATAAAGTAAACTGATTGTATGCAACATTCATTCATATACCTCAAAAAACAAAGCTCTTGACTCATTCaagtacatatataattttccaGGTTTAGTGAGAACATTGATTGCACACCCAAATTAATCACTAAACCCCACAAACTAAAAGAAACCAAAGGAAGGGGCACTAGCATAATAGCAAAATGAGACATAACATTTGTACACTACAATATACTACTTTCACTATTTTAACCTAAAGCACCATTCTAGAGCTCGTAACACCAAAGTTCACACCCAGCTTCAAATCGACCTCCACATTCCCATTCTCGCCGATACCATCATCTTTTCGAAGTTGAGGCACCCCACTGAACAATTGTTCCACGGAAGAACACTTCCTAGCGTTGCTTCGCGCGGTTTTCGGCTTCACGGCACTACCATGAACCCCTTCCGGAGAAAGTGGCAACACCGAGGGTATCTTGAAGTTGGTCCTCGCCTTCGCGCCTCTCATGCGCCTCGCCGCCGCGTCGTACGCACGCGCCGCCTCCTCCGCCGTGTCGAAAGTCCCCAGCCAGTGGCGGCACCGCCCGATGCGGTCGCGTATCTCCGCCGACCACCTCCCCCACGGTCGCTTCCTTACTCCTCTGTAGCTCTTGCTCAACGATGACGACACGCCATTTGTCTTCTTCGGAGTCTCAGAAACATGCGACAACGTGGTTCCGAAGAGGACGTGTTCTCCCACGACCGCGGCGATTCCTTCCAGCGCCGTTTCGTAGCGTCGTAGCTTCTGTGATGGGTCCAGTGTCTCCGACGACGccgtttgggatttttttggaAGCAAAAAgttagtggtggtggtggtgggcgCGTGTAAGAAGAGTTCGCCGTTCATCGTCTTAACTTGGACTTATTAGATCGATGATGGCGTGGCCCCTACAAAGTGCAACCAGCTATTTATACCGGTTTCAGACTTTAAGaaactgatatttttattttattttattagacaaGTGTAGATGTATGTATGTGTAGATATTGCTGTCAAATTTGATGAGACTGTAATCCCTCGTATCCACATGTTTGTCTTTCCTAGGCTTGCTTTAGTCTCTAGGGATACACCTTTCACTTTCACAACCTCTTAATTAAACAACACACCTAATGTACCCCAGGCCCCCTCCTCCCTCTTTAAATTTCAATACATTGTTTTTATAcagcattttttcttttaattttgtgcaatatattttataagtttttaagaaatataaatatataaaaaaacatgataagTGGTTTAACACTCATATTTCTTAATCAAGATTCGAGATTTGATTCCTGATTAGTATGTGGTGTTATAATAAGAGatcttattttccttcaaaagaGGTTAGTccgtgaaaaaataattaattagataacaaATAAAAGGTCCCATATGTATTCTGATGAAAAAAACATGATAACTGATGTAATTACGTTATATTCTATCTCAAACGAAAAATCAAAACACATTCTCAATCTTACAATTCaaaattacttaattatatttttttatattgatatatttaaCACAAACATCTCTGATCTTCTGAAACTTTGATATATGGGATGTCTATAGTAGCGTAGTGTCTCCTTGTATTAGTAAGTTTTACATGAGAAAGGGCTTAACATTGGAAGAAAGTAAaggataattaattaagaatgaatTTTATGTATGTATAGAGCGTCACGGTGTTGTCAAGGAAAAGATTGTTTGACTGCCATTGCAAAACATGATTGACTGTACAAATCCCTCTCTTTTTGATCAGGCATGCATCGGGCAGATACACCAAAATAACCAGAGGGGAAAACCACCTGAGGAACCAGTACGATAGATACTGTGGGGGTGATATAATCTGCTATAGTAAGTTCAAACTTTCCATGATTTATACCTGGCCTCATCTTCAAAGTTTCGAAAGTTTcttataattattctttttcgATCGGGTACGGTTTTCAATAGTCTTTCCTAGCTAGGACAACGCACgctattatttatgtaaaaataattaaaagaattatgATTATGACTATTGTAATAGTAAAATAACTTTAGACAAAAATATGCAAAAACAACATGCACGACGCAATGGAAGATAACATTGCATTATGATCTATGCATGATGTCAGGACCGGTGTCTTTCAAACGTCAAGAAGCAATTATGCATAGCTGATGGAATAGATAGGAGAGAAACAGGATGCATTGCTTGCAATTAATGCACCCAGATTTGATTTCGATTCTGGGGTTCAGATTACCATTGATGATGAGCTTGCTGCTTACGCTTACAAATTACAATacgattctaatttttttaagatcgCAAAATTTGCccagtaacttttttttatatcatgttTGTATTACCTTTTTTCTTTGATGTCCATAGCcacaaacaatttatttaagtggCTTAACAAATAAATAGGTAAGGAATCTACATCAACGTTTGTAGGCCTGAGCGGATGATACATGCATAAATGTacatataatattattcataactaacaataaaattaataccaTTATAAACAAAAggctaaattatattttatacagGCTAagctttgttaaattttatataaagttagtattttaaaattaatccttTACAAATCTTTCTAACATAGAACAGACTTCCGTAAAATTATGAGATGCATCATGCATgtaatttaattgttatattactaaattaatcggtgaaaaatgtattttctggaaaaagaaaagaaaaagaagaaaaaaaagagagaaatctaCAAAACATGCTGAGCTTTAATTTTTGTAACCATTTTGTTATTCCTAGATTATAGTtggtcttttttttatcattagattATAGTTGGCCTTagcttaatttgttttttacatATGTATATGTACGTTGTAATTTTGTGACATATCTAATAGGTGATGAGATGTGAGTACTTACTACGCATGTATAACTTTACCCTGATTAGTAATATTCATAAAGCTTGTTTTATGAGGTTTACAAGCCACCTTTTCTTTTTAGTGTTGGTAATAAAGTGCTAGCTGAATTTATTGCGTAATATTATTATACTTAGTGGACAGAAAATATTTACCGTCCTGGAACAATCAATTACTGATTGTTTAACTTGTGTTCTGAGCTTTactatttatcattttcttagtGTTGGTAATAAAGTGTTACATTTATTGGCAATTACTTATTGTACTTAGTGGACAGAGAATATCTACTGCGAGAACAATCAATTACTCCGATGAGTTCTAGTTCTAGGGTTTGGATCCCTTGCATATTAGTAAAGTGTCTTTTAAAGTGAGAAAGATAAGTACAAtggtaattattaattttttgaattagtaACCAAACTTGTGTAATACTGTACTTTTGTATGCATATCAAACTTGTAATACAATGCATAtgcataataaatataaaactattaaaatttatgtcACTACTGTACCTTATTGTTTTTTGTAACAGTATTGTATTTTTATGAGAAGTAATTCAACTTGAATAGGACTGTTATAAAtaacaaattgtttttttaatatttatcataattatttgttCATAACATGAACTTGAAATTGTTATTTGAGTTAGAATTATCATATGTTATTTGATCCATGAAGTTAGTAAAatatctaatattttaaattacatttgatTTTAAAGGAATTACATCTTTAGAAAGACTATCAAGACTCAGGTCACAAAAGTTGCACCATCCAatgtaaataaaagaaaaagagacgTATATAGGATAGATCTCACATAACAAGCAGGACTTgcttatctcttttatctctcCTTCTCCCGTTAATAgtaaatggtgtaatcaattaaagtggatttaaactataaaaaaactgttaaaatctggaaaaaaaattcattttgttaTCTGAATTTATTTCAAGAGATTAACCTCGTACTTATAATGTACTTATAATGTGGAAGGATattctgaaaaaataaaaataaaaaggaaaagaaatttatatactaataatcttgtcaataaattattgatttgaatgatattatatttaatttccttaaacaaatctaaaacatgagttttatgaataaaaattacatgagtggaaataaaaaattcattaaatgtaattaatcaattttttttaataaaaattaatcgttgataaaattgataaatattccatggtgaaaaaaatattgatatttctAATTGATTTGCACCATTTAAATAGAATTTGAAtacctaattaaattttttatacaaaataatcaGAATCGAAACTGAAGAAAcattaaaatgaatataattgaCTTAAGTAGTTGTATcaattaaagttaaatataattaagaatttaTTAAGAGTCTTACTATCAGATGTTTttaggttaaaaaattaaaacattttttattattaaaaatcatatgagACCAcgttttaaaattatagaagaatatattttttacattcctATCAAAACATTTTCGCTAAAAAATTTCTTGGTCAGTATCCTTACTGGTTAGTATTTGTCATTTATTAATTGTATAGGTCGATTCTAAAAGGGATATATAGGTGGCCTCGTCAACTTCACGTGCGAAGACTTGAAAACCGAGCTTCCAGATGGTAAACACAAATGCATGCAAAACAATGAATTTTCGCTTGCTCAAGGATAATTTCTTGAATAATGAATACTTACGTACTCCCGTATAATCTTGGGTTTGAGTCTACAATATACATAGTGCAAGCACTTAGTTTATCAGAGCAAAAAATTTCCCTCATCCTCACTTGCCCTTAGTTGAATCTTGAATCAGAAAGTCAATCTCTTAAAAATGTGCCTTTCTCAACATTCTATGCAAAAGAATCAACATAACTCAACTCTCTCGGTCTCACGCACGCACAAACACATAGTTTTATACATTTTCCAATGTTGCCATTTTGCGAGTGGCATACTCATATAGTACAACTATGAATCAATTAGGTTATGTACCCATCATTTTTTGTACCATGTAGGATATTTAATAGTATTGGAGAGTAACTAAGTAGGTTATTTAATAAGTTGCAGGagaacattaattttattatgttaaatattaatGATGCATTCTCTAAAACATTCGTTTAAGTTTTTAcacttaatttataattagttgaAATCTAACAAAAATCATAATCTTTTTATGTCTTTCATTTCTTATTTAGTTAGTCCATCAGATTTTATAgttctcttaacaatttttaGTCAATAAAAGGGTgagttaaaaaatgtatttgaaaGTATATTACAAGAGTAATACCATTATGACATTCTTACCAAATATAAAAGATCAACAATATAATGTGCaactattattttcttatatgtgAACTTTATAATATACtactatattaattaatttacgtAACATTATTCTTTGAGTAGTAAACATTCTCTGTGTGAAATACAAAGAATGTCGGTAAATACACCATAAGCTAGCACACTGAAGCATGGGCGTGTGTGCAACCGTTATTGGGGAAAGAGAAGGTGGGTTTTCAAGAGAGTAGAGAACTAAAGGGCGAAGCACGCCAAGTTTTTTGTGTTCTTTATTGTGCTCATTCTTCGGACCAAGAGATTTGGCCTTGCTTGCATTGCATGGAGTGACGAGAGTAGCTTGCTAGGCCCCCTCCTCTTTGCCTTCGgattttgtaaaagaaattaagagagagaaagtggaTTAGAAAATCCCAAGAATAAGAGACAAACAAAGTGTGTTTCAATGATATCTTTATCATTTTCGTACTTCAGTGCTATACATATTTGTGTAAGCTTCCATCTCTTTGTTGCAAGTTTCATGGGAATTGCGACTCTTTGCCTAAATAATGCAACCTTTTTGTGTGTTCCATCTTTAATTTGGGTCAATTTCTGGTGCTGCTTTTGAATATTCTTCCACATCCATGTGTCCTTTTCATGAAAATGGTATGGAGAAGCTTACTGGGAGAGATATGGGATTGGATAGAGTTGAGTATTTCAAAAGGCAAAGATGATTGGTGGTCAAAGGAAAGGATCttagttattttttctattttttaatgggaaaacttataacttaattttaaacttCATCTTAATAACTGACACAGTAAAAagttaatgttaaaaataatattgattgatctaaaataaaactctaactttaattaaaaatacattaaattacttatttagttcttatagtttcatgattcttatttttttattccttataatttgaaagttgtctttttaggccatataatttatgttttaattctcttttagtctctgtaattttgaaaatgatctttttagttcctataattttatgattcttacttttttagtctttataatttttaaattatagggactaaaagaggagggcgagccctggtgcaacggtaaagttgtgccttggtgacttgttggtcatgggttcgaatccggaaacagcctaaggctgcgtacaacatcccttcCCCATACCTTAGCAtggcgaagagcctctgggcaatgagGTACGAAATtttttttagggactaaaagagaattaaaatataacctatagggactaaaaagaacatttttaaattatagggactaaaaagatcattttcaaactataaggactaaaaaaataaaaattataaaactataaggatcaaatgaataatttaaacttaaaaatatattgaaagtaCTTAAAGTATTACATCGATCTAATCCCTCGACTTAATCAAATTATTAGCACATGAATGAAAAAGGCATTCTTTCTGTTTGggcatagaaaatattttttattgatatttattaaTTGAACAATAATGAGTACTGTACACTCTATTTTTGAATTTAAGGtggtaaaaaaacaagaaacaaagaaGAGAGTGATTGATGTGATATAAGTGATATaatggaaaagaaaaggaaaaaaagattaaaaatatagaaaaaggagatgaagaagaatgagtacacaatttgttttaaaattatattaatttgcaGCCACTAAACTTACTTTAATACATAGTACCTAAATTGGATTGCTTTTAAAATTAACTACACTGTCAAGATTTGCTATACATTTAAGTTTGAATCTTGAAAATTCAAATGCAACTCACACTCACCACACAAGCCATTAGACCAATTgatatcattaattcatttattctATTGTATGTATTATatgcatagaaaaaaaaaacaaataaaaagggaGCAGAGGAGGTGGGCATAATGGCCTAGCCTTGGACATGATCTTATTgtccatcaataaaaaattatcattgacataatttttttataaatcattaatataatttttagagtAATGTTATATTACATGAAAATCTTTGTACGAAATcacacaaattttaaataaatcaatgaGAATATGTATAACATTCGAAGGGGAAGATAATAAAGTATATTctccaacaaaataaaaaatacgcaACTGTTGGTAACTTTGTATTATTTAACAATTTCCTCATTTTTAAGATGTGTTTTTGAtagaagaaatatttttttatgctcaGAAGTCATGATGTTAATGACTCACGAATTTTAAGAATcacgatttttaaaaaacactaaattatgtTTGGTTGGTAATAAATATActttgatatatttatataagttttattatgagactaaaaaaataacatgataatttactctaaattttaattattgaccacattaaataatttaataaataatttaataaaagtaaCATAAAACTTTGactacaataaaaaattttaactcaATAAATTAGGTTTCCTCTTTTTTAACTCGGGAAATTAGTTCCACCTCTcgtgatttttttgttgttgtgagaaacaactaaaatttattctcagaaaacattatttcttgaaaatattaatttttaaaaaagaaactgaaaatgaaaaacaaacattCTAAACTTCAGAttctaagaaaattaaaaaaattctttgtaCCGgatgtttcttaaaaataattattgtaaataaatatacataatttaaaaattaataaacttaatataaataatgatgtgataaaataacactataaaatattaatattttacattgtaaataaatatacctttttttaatgtaagatctgtataactttttaaatgaaagaattacgtaattcatataaaaaaaaaaaagtgctgttaccccccacataatttaaaaaacgcTGCTGCTTTGAATATAAAAGACCCAAACCAATAGACCTGTTTTCTTTCTCCAAACAGTAacccaagcccaagcccaagcccaagcccaagccTAGCCTTGCGTGGATTGGTATGTCAGTTCTTTTACGTGTGTGCGCCATCACAGCATACTTGTTTCATGTGGGCTTAATATCGGACTGAGTAGTGTAGGAACTTATTTGATTTTGGTATATCTTAATATCAACGGTGTAAAATATATCCACAAGTGACTAATATTTATGTTTAGTGagatcttttttaattatgtttttttatatcaagttaaatgataaaaacaaaaagtatataGAAATGTGATGAATGTTCAAAAAGAATTATCATGATATTCCTTAAAAATGTTAAGTTTTTATTACAAtgcatcatataattttttatctttaatattttttcacaattttatttgaatagtgtttatttcatttattttaaatgtttaactaataacataatttaattttatatgcggaaatttatataattacattGAACTAATTtggaagataaaatattaaacagaAATATTATATgagataattttgaaattttaaatatatatttgaggACGGATTAATTTAatggatgaaaaatatttttaacaatttttttaaaggttgATCAAACTGTATATACTCATAAATTTTTACTTTACTTAATCATCATGTTTAAAAGAAATTGTTCATAAGATATGGCTTAAAAGTTCAAACAAGTTAAatagattttataataaaattattgttcaaatttaaaattgtatgtTAGTAATATcattttgtaaaagttaatATAGATTTTaggaatatttaattttcattatacatatattatatCCTTTTAAATATTACCAATAACTGAATGTGTGAAAGGAGAATGGTCAAAGGAGAAAAATCATTATGTTGGAAGCATGATTCGTATATCGGTCatacaagtaaaataaaaaaaattataagtattgaACCGATTATTAATATTGTGGTTTAATAACATACACCGCTAATTAACTAAGCTTTAaatcaagaaaacaaagaaacaagtgattattttggttttaattatagtgaaagagaaaaatgtaatttattatatgttttaaaattgaagGGAATTATTCTCAAAAAAAAGTATGAAGGGAATATGTAGTATATAATACACGCACCATTTAGAAGAGAAAAGTGTTATTTACTTTAACAGTATTACGTTAAATGAAGATatacttttaaagaaaaaaataatacctGCATATCTCAAGGATAGTGTAACTTCAACAAAACTGAGAGTTAATAGAAATTAGTGAAATAtgtactataattttttaaagtaatgcTCATTGAATCTACAGTTAAAGTAATGTTCATTATTTcaatgtttttcttgaaaaaatttaaaattttggaattttaaaataaaattttaaacaattaaaaatatgaaattttaatttccttttaaaaggtgagaaattgaaattctctccTTTATCGTATCCTTTAAGAAACACCATGTAagattataaaatattgatgaagTCTAAGAACGTAGAGGAACACTAATAACTAACATATCAattatatcttttctttttttattcatttttttttcaccttcataatttaacttcttttatccaaacataaaattttaaaaataaaaaaattttaattaaaatatttaaaatttttaaaatttaaaatttctcaaaattttaaattcctccTCCAAACACACTCATGAGAATATAGAATTTACGGGAATCGATGCTTGAATATATACCATGTTCCGTAGAAGACAAATGCGAATGTGAAAAGGACGAGACAAACCTCCTCCAGCATAAGAACGCGacaaattttaataactttttcatTGGACAGGTGTGAATTGTTATGCTCTTTGGAAacagtgaatatatatatatatatatatatatatatatatatatatatatatatatatgaggaaTTCATtcgtattatttatttttaaaaaaaattaatggttgttaaatctttaaaaaataatagtaaaaataaaaaatattttttaaaaaattacttttaaaataagtgaataacttcctatcatatatatatatatatatatatatatataaagaatccATAAAGTTTGAGATTTTCTTTTCATCATCCAACATTATGGTTATGTTCATATCCGAGTTTGAAAAGAAACAGCAAATCTCATGGACCCTTTACATGCACGGCTCAAGCTTGAAAGTTGCAACACTGAAATGACAGTTTGTGTTCATTCCAAGGGAATTCAAGGAAATGatggtttcattttttattttaatattttttattttttcatccttttcttcttaTAGCATCTTAAAACCTAttgtacttatattttttttctttctctttctaagtataaaatatcatataagatGTTTAGAAAATATTCTCCTTTCACAAAACATTCAATAACACAGATCACCAACAAGAAGAATgcctttttcattttgaccatCAATGTCTTCTTTTCTCCTACGTACTATGCAGAGGAATCACATatacaaaaaatacttttatttggaTTGTCAAGAGAAATCCATTTTGAAGATAAATTCATGACGACAACAACTACTATCTTATTACTTCAGAAAATCACGATAAATTCACCTCACTGTGTTACCAAACATATACCTAGCATATATttactttatcttttatctaattttcttcttacatttattatttttttgtcttttcttttatgatttttttatttctctcctttttatttatacacacacaaaaaaagaagtttcTTTATCATTTGTTCATCATGCATTCCCATTGCAGCTGGTGTAATTGATTGCACCTTGATTGCTTTGTTTGGTGTCCGTGAAATTCGGCCCCTCACCCGTAGTCTTTTATACTTTATGTTCAGACTTTAATTGTACTGTTTTAAGTAAAAGTTActttatgttcttttttttttttaggaaaaaagaagagaaaacagaTCAATGATTTTATATATGGACTTTGACTGGGTAATGATATTTACCTTCCAAAAGTGTTTGATATAAACAATTCATGGTAGAAGGTAGACGGAACagagaaataaaatgaagaaaaaaatcaatgtatatCCTATGCTTTTGAGGTATAtgggaga
This region of Glycine max cultivar Williams 82 chromosome 7, Glycine_max_v4.0, whole genome shotgun sequence genomic DNA includes:
- the LOC102660200 gene encoding ethylene-responsive transcription factor ERF084, whose product is MNGELFLHAPTTTTTNFLLPKKSQTASSETLDPSQKLRRYETALEGIAAVVGEHVLFGTTLSHVSETPKKTNGVSSSLSKSYRGVRKRPWGRWSAEIRDRIGRCRHWLGTFDTAEEAARAYDAAARRMRGAKARTNFKIPSVLPLSPEGVHGSAVKPKTARSNARKCSSVEQLFSGVPQLRKDDGIGENGNVEVDLKLGVNFGVTSSRMVL